The Coregonus clupeaformis isolate EN_2021a chromosome 3, ASM2061545v1, whole genome shotgun sequence genome includes a region encoding these proteins:
- the purab gene encoding transcriptional activator protein Pur-alpha, with translation MADRDSGSDHGGLATGPGSLPPGAMGAAARLQHDTEELASKRVDIQNKRFYLDVKQNAKGRFLKIAEVGAGGNKSRLTLSMSVAVEFRDYLGDFIEHYAQLGPSNPDIVQDEPRRALKSEFLVRENRKYYMDLKENQRGRFLRIRQTVNRGPGLGSAQGQTIALPAQGLIEFRDALAKLIDDYGVDEDPAELPEGTSLTVDNKRFFFDVGSNKYGVFMRVSEVKPTYRNSITVPCKVWSKFGNTFCKYAEEMRKIQERSREKRASELLPEGQHGDDGDDD, from the coding sequence ATGGCGGACAGAGACAGTGGCAGTGACCACGGAGGGCTGGCCACAGGCCCCGGCTCCCTGCCTCCGGGCGCGATGGGCGCCGCCGCAAGACTGCAACACGACACCGAGGAGCTCGCGTCGAAGCGAGTCGACATCCAGAATAAGCGCTTCTACCTCGACGTGAAGCAGAATGCAAAAGGCCGCTTCCTAAAGATAGCGGAGGTCGGAGCTGGGGGAAATAAGAGCCGCCTCACTCTCTCTATGTCAGTGGCAGTGGAGTTCCGTGACTATCTCGGGGACTTCATCGAACATTACGCCCAGCTGGGCCCGAGCAACCCGGACATAGTGCAGGATGAGCCCCGGCGTGCCCTCAAGAGCGAATTTCTAGTGCGAGAGAATCGCAAATATTACATGGATCTGAAAGAGAACCAGAGGGGGCGGTTCCTAAGGATCCGTCAGACCGTTAATCGGGGGCCCGGATTGGGAAGTGCACAAGGCCAGACCATCGCGCTTCCAGCGCAGGGACTTATCGAGTTCCGTGACGCTTTGGCCAAACTCATCGATGATTATGGTGTGGACGAGGATCCGGCAGAACTACCCGAGGGCACTTCCTTGACTGTTGACAACAAACGCTTTTTCTTCGACGTGGGTTCTAACAAGTACGGAGTGTTCATGCGGGTCAGCGAGGTGAAGCCTACCTACCGGAACTCCATCACTGTTCCGTGCAAAGTGTGGTCCAAATTCGGCAACACGTTCTGTAAATATGCCGAGGAGATGAGAAAGATCCAGGAGCGGAGTAGAGAGAAACGGGCCTCCGAACTCCTACCGGAGGGCCAACATGGTGACGACGGGGACGATGATTGA